In the Acidimicrobiia bacterium genome, AGAAGGTGAAGGCGAAGGTGAAGGCGAAGGCGAAGGTGAAGGCGAAGGCGCCGAGTAGTGATGCTTTAAAGCTTTGGTAAACCTGCAACCATTTGGTCGATCATCTGGTTTAACAACTCGGGGGCCACACCAAAGGTAAAGCGCACGTGGTTGGTTCCTTGGGCGCCAAAGTTTTCGCCATCTTGGCCAGCAATCCCGGTATGACGATGCAACCATTTGTCGGTGCGTTCATCTGGCGAATAAGCCGAAAAGTCAAGCCACCCCAAAAATGTTGCTTGCGGCAAATGCACCCGCACCCGGGGCAACTCTGCCGCCAAGCGATCAACCAGACAATGACGATTAGCATCAAGGATCAGTTTCATTTCATCTAACCAACCTTGGCCGTTATCCCAAGCAGCGACGGTGGCTTCGGCCCCCATGCGGTTGGCGCCCCCACCCAAAAGTTTGGCAGAGACGCTTTGAAGGTTTTCCAAAAGATTCTCGTTGGCTGTTTGGGCCACCGCACATTTAATACCACCAAACCCAAAGGTCTTAACGCCGGAAGCCAAGGTGACCGTGCAGGCCTCGGCGCCCGGAATGGCCAACATCGGAATGTGCTTAGCGCCAGGGTGCACTAAGTCACCGTGGATTTCATCAGAAATAATCTTCACATTGTGTTGGGTGGCTAAAGCCACAATGCGGGCTAGCTCGGCTTCGGTAAAGACCACCCCGGTCGGGTTATGAGGATGGCAAATCACCATTAAACGAATACCGGGGTCGCCGGCCAGCAAAGATTCCAGCCCATCAAGATCGTTATGCCACCCCTGGTCATCTCTATACATAGGCCATTCCACCTGGCGACGGGCGGTGCTGGGACTGATATCTAAAAATGGCGGATAAATAGGGGTTGAAATAACTACCCCGTCGCCGGGTTGGGTAAAGACCTCTACGCCCAGCCAAATACCTTGCAACACGTTTTCGGTCAAAATTCCTAACTCAGGGTCAGGCGTCCAACCATGCCGTTGGGTGGTCCAACGCGAAAAAGATCCCAACACGTTTTCGGGTTCAAAATGGTAGCCAAAAGCCCCACCGGCTACCAACTCGTGCAACCGAGTACGCACCTCGGGGGGCGCCCCTAAGTCATGTTCGGCCAACCAAGCGGCTTGGGCATCCCCATAGCGGGTCCATTTAGCCATGCGCACCTGTCGACGGCCATCTGGCGAAAGGTCTGGCACGGGAAGGTTTTCGTACAGAGATTCAGGCATGGGTTCAGACTATGGGACACAAAGATCATTCAGGCAACCGAACCGCGAGAATTTTGGCCCCTAAGATTTCTCGTTTTTGGACACACGAGAAACATGCACCGGGCGCCCGGCTAAGCCGAGTGCGGCTTCCATAATGCTTTCTCCCAAAGTGGGGTGAGCATGAATGGTGCGGGCCAGATCCTCAACGGCGGCCGCCATCTCGATAGCTAAAACTGCTTCGCCAGCCAACTCGGCCACGTGGCTACCCACGGCATGCACACCTACTACGGTGCCGGCGTCATCAGCCACCACGGTGACAAACCCCTCACTGTCGCCCATTGTGCGGGCCCGACCCGAAGCCGCAAACGGAAAACGGAAAGACTCAAGCCCTTGCTTTTTGGCTTGGCTTGGGTCCACCCCCACCGACAAAACTTGCGGGTCGGAAAAAACAATCATGGGGATGACCGTGGGGTCAAAAACTTCGGCACCCCCGCAAGCCACCTCGGCGGCCACCTCAGCTTCAGCGGTTGCTTTGTGCGCCAACGCCGGGCCTTCGGTCAGATCGCCAATCACAAAAATATGGTCAGCGGCCCGTCGCTGGGCATCAACATCCACCAACCCCTGGCTATTGATCAACACCCCGGCTTCTCGTAGCCCTACCGTGTCGCTGTTGGGGCGGCGGCCCACCACCACACAGATTTTGTCCGCAGGCAACGCTACCGAACCCTTGGGGCCCGCAACCAAAAGGCCTTCACTTTCTAGCTTTTGCGCTCGGTGATTAAGCAACAGCGCCACCCCGAGTTTTTCTAAGCCCCGAGCCACCAAACCAGCCACCCGTTTATCAAAGCCAGTAAGTAACTGTTTTTCTGCTTCGACAATGGTGACGTGGCTACCCAACTTGGCAAAAGCCGTCGCCAACTCAACCCCGATGTAGCCGCCGCCCACCAGAACAAGGTTTTCTGGTAATTTGCTCGAAAAAAGCAATTCTGTAGAACCCACCACTCGTTGCCCATCAACAGGCAGGTCAGGTAAATCAATAGGCCGCGAACCAGTCGCCACGATCACATCAGCAAACTCAAAATGACTCAGCGAGTCGCCGTGTTCTACTGCCACTCGGTTCGGCCGGCTAAAACGAGCAGTGCCCGAAATAAGCTGAACCCCCGCTTGGCTAAGCAACTGTGCCACCCCGCCGGTTAGGTCAGAAACGATTTGCTGCAAATGGCTTTGAACCTGCGCCATGTCGATAGAGGTAGTGGCTGCTACTCCCCAGCCGGCAACCCGCCCCGGTAGAGCGGCGGCATCGGCAACTTCTAAAAGCGCCTTAGAAGGAATGCACCCCACGTTGAGACAAACACCCCCGAGGTGTTCTTTTTCAATCAAAGTAACCGTTCGGCCCAACCTTGCCCCGTGCAACGCTGCGGCGTAACCACCCGGGCCGCCGCCAATAACCAAAAGGTCGAGGCTTTCCGCCACTTCACCTACCACCATTAGAAAATGTCCCCAGCGAGAAGTTTTTGCGGATCAGCCAAATAGCCCAAGACCTCATGGCGAAATGCTTCCAGTAAGTCGCCATCGACCAGTCGGTGATCGGCTCCCATGACGATGGGCAAAGCGGGCCGAGCCACCACCTGACCGTCGACCACTAGGGGCCGGTCGGCAATGCGGCCCATGCCCCAAATAGCAGATTGGCCGGGTGGGATAATCGGCAAAGCCCAGCGGCCACCCAATGACCCGTAGTTAGTAACGGTAAACGTGCCACCCGAAAGGTCAGCCACCGACAGGCTGCCCGAGCGACCCCGTTGGGCCAGGTCGGCAATGACTTGACAGATTTCTGCCACGTTCAGGTGGTCAGCGTTTTTGATTACCGGAACGACCAACCCCGTTTCGGTAGCCACCGCAACCCCGATGTTTACGTGGTCAGGGATAACTACTTCTTGCGTGTCTTCCCCAGAATTAATGTGCCCATTAACCATGGGGAAACGCCGCAACGCCCGAGCCAAAGCAGCAATCGTCAAACCCAATGGGGTCAGAGGCATGCTAGAAGCTTTTGACTCCTGGCAAAAGCCCAGCAAGACGCTGGCATCAATTTCATCCAGAGAATGGATATGAGGGATCTCGCTCCAAGACTGCGCCATGTTGCGAGCTATCGCACCCCGCACCCCCCGCAAGGGGTGCCGGCCAGCGGGCATAACGCCCA is a window encoding:
- the lpdA gene encoding dihydrolipoyl dehydrogenase — its product is MVVGEVAESLDLLVIGGGPGGYAAALHGARLGRTVTLIEKEHLGGVCLNVGCIPSKALLEVADAAALPGRVAGWGVAATTSIDMAQVQSHLQQIVSDLTGGVAQLLSQAGVQLISGTARFSRPNRVAVEHGDSLSHFEFADVIVATGSRPIDLPDLPVDGQRVVGSTELLFSSKLPENLVLVGGGYIGVELATAFAKLGSHVTIVEAEKQLLTGFDKRVAGLVARGLEKLGVALLLNHRAQKLESEGLLVAGPKGSVALPADKICVVVGRRPNSDTVGLREAGVLINSQGLVDVDAQRRAADHIFVIGDLTEGPALAHKATAEAEVAAEVACGGAEVFDPTVIPMIVFSDPQVLSVGVDPSQAKKQGLESFRFPFAASGRARTMGDSEGFVTVVADDAGTVVGVHAVGSHVAELAGEAVLAIEMAAAVEDLARTIHAHPTLGESIMEAALGLAGRPVHVSRVSKNEKS
- a CDS encoding aminotransferase class I/II-fold pyridoxal phosphate-dependent enzyme gives rise to the protein MPESLYENLPVPDLSPDGRRQVRMAKWTRYGDAQAAWLAEHDLGAPPEVRTRLHELVAGGAFGYHFEPENVLGSFSRWTTQRHGWTPDPELGILTENVLQGIWLGVEVFTQPGDGVVISTPIYPPFLDISPSTARRQVEWPMYRDDQGWHNDLDGLESLLAGDPGIRLMVICHPHNPTGVVFTEAELARIVALATQHNVKIISDEIHGDLVHPGAKHIPMLAIPGAEACTVTLASGVKTFGFGGIKCAVAQTANENLLENLQSVSAKLLGGGANRMGAEATVAAWDNGQGWLDEMKLILDANRHCLVDRLAAELPRVRVHLPQATFLGWLDFSAYSPDERTDKWLHRHTGIAGQDGENFGAQGTNHVRFTFGVAPELLNQMIDQMVAGLPKL
- a CDS encoding 2-oxo acid dehydrogenase subunit E2; the encoded protein is MFQFLLPDIGEGLEEAEIVEWLVEVGDVVVRDQPLVEVLTDKASSELPSPVAGRVAVLGGVEGQRILVGQLLIEIDDGVTVKQDFEERETSAKAPAETPAATPPSTLGSPPPFAAAAPSSSVSPGTRPKAAPATRKFARDLGVDLTQVPGSGPGGRILLEDVQSFSTGNQGGAARSLDPGLGVMPAGRHPLRGVRGAIARNMAQSWSEIPHIHSLDEIDASVLLGFCQESKASSMPLTPLGLTIAALARALRRFPMVNGHINSGEDTQEVVIPDHVNIGVAVATETGLVVPVIKNADHLNVAEICQVIADLAQRGRSGSLSVADLSGGTFTVTNYGSLGGRWALPIIPPGQSAIWGMGRIADRPLVVDGQVVARPALPIVMGADHRLVDGDLLEAFRHEVLGYLADPQKLLAGDIF